In one Lachnospiraceae bacterium GAM79 genomic region, the following are encoded:
- a CDS encoding undecaprenyldiphospho-muramoylpentapeptide beta-N-acetylglucosaminyltransferase, whose protein sequence is MKRIILTGGGTAGHVTPNIALIPELRKLGYDIHYIGSYNGMERKLIEDLNIPYHGISSGKLRRYFDLKNFTDPFRVIKGMGEAKKLMKELKPDVVFSKGGFVTVPVVFAAKSCNIPVIIHESDMTPGLANKLELPKASRVCCNFPETKDMFPEGKAVVTGTPIRKELFNGNAVDAINFCGFTDNKPVILIVGGSSGSAVINKAIRENIDKLLERFNVIHLCGKGNLDHSLDNKSGYVQYEYIKKELSSMLALADLVISRAGANAICELLALRKPNILIPLSAAASRGDQILNAESFKKSGYSYVIKEEELSSETLFAAIDDVYNNKQTYIETMEKSNLTDSTSIIIGMIEELVNNK, encoded by the coding sequence ATGAAACGAATCATCCTTACCGGCGGTGGAACTGCCGGTCATGTTACACCAAATATAGCATTGATACCGGAATTACGGAAGCTTGGATATGATATCCATTATATCGGTTCTTATAACGGAATGGAACGCAAGCTGATCGAGGATCTGAACATTCCTTATCATGGGATCTCCTCCGGCAAGCTCAGACGTTATTTTGACCTTAAGAACTTTACAGATCCGTTCCGGGTTATAAAAGGTATGGGTGAAGCCAAGAAGTTAATGAAGGAACTGAAGCCGGATGTCGTATTCTCAAAGGGCGGCTTTGTAACCGTTCCTGTCGTATTCGCAGCCAAATCCTGCAACATCCCTGTCATCATCCACGAATCTGATATGACACCGGGTCTTGCAAATAAGCTGGAGCTTCCAAAGGCCTCCCGTGTGTGTTGCAACTTCCCGGAGACAAAGGATATGTTCCCGGAAGGTAAAGCAGTCGTGACCGGAACCCCGATCCGTAAAGAGCTTTTCAATGGAAATGCAGTTGATGCGATCAACTTCTGCGGTTTTACAGACAACAAGCCTGTGATCCTGATCGTCGGCGGCAGTTCGGGAAGTGCCGTGATAAATAAAGCGATCCGTGAAAATATCGATAAACTGCTGGAGCGTTTTAACGTGATCCATCTCTGCGGTAAGGGCAATCTGGATCATTCACTTGATAACAAGTCCGGTTATGTTCAGTATGAATATATAAAGAAAGAACTAAGCAGTATGCTTGCTCTTGCTGATCTTGTGATCTCCCGTGCCGGTGCAAATGCGATCTGTGAATTGCTTGCTCTTCGCAAACCGAATATCCTGATCCCGTTATCTGCTGCTGCCAGCCGCGGCGACCAGATCTTAAATGCAGAATCCTTCAAAAAGAGCGGTTACAGTTATGTGATCAAAGAAGAGGAATTATCCTCCGAGACATTATTTGCTGCGATCGATGATGTCTATAATAATAAACAGACTTACATCGAGACAATGGAAAAGAGCAATCTTACAGATTCCACGTCTATTATAATCGGCATGATCGAGGAACTGGTGAATAACAAATAA
- a CDS encoding TIGR03905 family TSCPD domain-containing protein, with protein sequence MDYKTKGTCSTNIHFEVEDGKVKNVSFTGGCNGNLKGISALVEGMKVEDVIDKLEGTTCSFKPTSCPDQLAKALKNYLQGA encoded by the coding sequence ATGGATTATAAAACAAAAGGAACCTGTTCCACTAACATTCATTTTGAAGTGGAAGATGGTAAAGTTAAAAATGTTTCTTTCACAGGCGGCTGCAATGGTAACCTGAAGGGTATCAGCGCCCTAGTTGAGGGAATGAAGGTGGAAGATGTCATTGATAAACTGGAAGGAACAACATGCAGCTTCAAGCCAACATCCTGTCCGGATCAATTGGCAAAGGCGCTTAAGAATTATCTTCAGGGGGCATAA